Proteins found in one Corynebacterium freneyi genomic segment:
- the nadA gene encoding quinolinate synthase NadA — translation MTTPASAQDSATLQPLESALAASVVDAEGGYTGVEATQEWADEVRRLARERNAVILAHNYQLPEIQDIADYVGDSLGLSRVAAETEADVIVFCGVHFMAETAKILSPDKTVLIPDERAGCSLADSITADELREWKAEHPGALVVSYVNTTADVKAETDVCCTSSNAVDVVRSLPEDKEILFNPDQFLGAHVKRETGRDNIRIWAGECHVHANINGDELARRAEENPDAELYIHPECGCANSAIYLAGEGTIEPERVHMLSTGEMLASAQREAQRAEDRSERKVLVATEVGMLHQLRKAAPDVEFEAINDRASCSYMKMITPAALLRCLAEGADEVTVPADVSDKARASVERMIAIGNPGGGE, via the coding sequence GTGACCACCCCCGCGTCCGCGCAGGACAGCGCGACCCTTCAGCCCCTCGAGTCCGCGTTGGCGGCATCCGTCGTCGACGCCGAGGGCGGCTACACCGGCGTCGAGGCCACGCAGGAATGGGCGGACGAGGTCCGCCGCCTGGCCCGCGAACGCAACGCCGTGATTCTGGCGCACAACTACCAGCTGCCGGAGATCCAGGACATCGCCGATTACGTCGGCGACTCCCTCGGCCTGTCCCGCGTGGCCGCCGAGACGGAGGCCGACGTCATCGTGTTCTGCGGCGTCCACTTCATGGCGGAGACCGCGAAGATCCTCAGCCCCGACAAGACGGTGCTCATCCCCGATGAGCGCGCCGGCTGCTCTCTCGCCGATTCCATCACCGCCGATGAGCTGCGCGAGTGGAAGGCCGAGCACCCGGGTGCCCTGGTGGTCAGCTACGTCAACACCACCGCCGACGTGAAGGCGGAGACCGACGTGTGCTGCACCTCCTCCAACGCCGTCGACGTCGTCCGGTCCCTGCCGGAGGACAAGGAGATCCTGTTCAACCCGGACCAGTTCCTCGGCGCCCACGTCAAGCGCGAGACCGGCCGCGACAACATTCGCATCTGGGCCGGCGAATGCCACGTCCACGCCAACATCAACGGCGACGAATTGGCGCGCCGGGCGGAGGAGAACCCGGACGCCGAGCTGTACATCCACCCGGAGTGCGGGTGCGCCAACTCGGCGATCTACCTGGCCGGCGAGGGCACCATCGAGCCCGAGCGCGTGCACATGCTGTCCACCGGCGAGATGCTGGCGTCGGCGCAGCGCGAGGCGCAGCGCGCGGAGGATCGCTCCGAGCGCAAGGTGCTCGTCGCCACGGAGGTCGGCATGCTGCATCAGCTGCGTAAGGCCGCCCCGGACGTGGAGTTCGAGGCCATCAACGACCGAGCCTCCTGCTCCTACATGAAGATGATCACCCCGGCGGCCCTGCTGCGCTGCCTGGCCGAGGGCGCCGACGAGGTCACCGTGCCCGCCGACGTCTCCGACAAGGCGCGTGCCTCCGTCGAGCGGATGATCGCCATCGGCAATCCGGGCGGCGGCGAGTAG
- a CDS encoding 8-amino-7-oxononanoate synthase — translation MTDERTGRSHLSELGELTRSRIAAGLHRTLSPRPPGPAELLDLASNDYLGMHSHPAVVDAATAALYDYGLGSTGSRLVTGATVVHDELEGALAAFMGFGSALTASSGYMANLAAVTALAGRGDLIVSDGGSHASLIDACRLSRASVAVTPLGDVAAIEEALASRTEARALVISDAVYSTSGDVADVRALYDVARAHGAALLVDEAHGLGVVGPGGRGAVAAAGLSGAPDLVVTVTLSKSLGAQGGAILGPPQLRDHLIDVARPIIFDTALAPPAAAGALAALSLLADDPSLPASVLHNAEAIADAWRVPAPPSAVVPVILEDPVRAVAARDNLRARGVLVGVFRPPSVPPGGSRLRITARANLTAEELRRAAPRPGDVPPA, via the coding sequence ATGACCGATGAACGCACCGGCCGCTCCCACCTTTCGGAACTGGGGGAACTGACCCGTTCGCGCATCGCCGCGGGCCTGCACCGCACCCTGTCGCCGCGACCGCCCGGGCCGGCCGAACTGCTCGACCTGGCGTCGAACGACTACCTGGGCATGCACTCCCACCCCGCCGTCGTCGACGCGGCGACGGCCGCCCTGTACGACTACGGGCTGGGGTCGACGGGATCGCGCCTGGTCACCGGCGCGACGGTCGTCCACGACGAGTTGGAGGGCGCGCTGGCCGCGTTCATGGGGTTCGGCTCGGCGCTGACGGCCTCGTCGGGGTACATGGCCAACCTCGCGGCGGTGACGGCGCTGGCCGGGCGCGGCGATCTCATCGTCTCCGACGGCGGCTCGCATGCCTCGCTCATCGACGCCTGCCGACTGTCCAGGGCCAGCGTGGCGGTTACCCCTCTCGGCGACGTCGCGGCGATCGAGGAGGCGTTGGCCTCGCGCACGGAAGCCCGCGCCCTGGTGATCTCCGACGCCGTGTACTCCACGTCCGGTGACGTCGCCGACGTCCGGGCCTTGTACGACGTCGCCCGCGCGCATGGTGCGGCGCTGCTCGTCGACGAGGCACACGGGCTGGGGGTCGTCGGCCCCGGCGGGCGCGGGGCGGTGGCGGCGGCCGGACTGTCCGGCGCGCCGGATCTGGTGGTCACGGTGACGTTGTCGAAGTCGCTCGGCGCCCAGGGTGGCGCGATTCTTGGTCCTCCCCAGCTGCGCGACCATCTCATCGACGTCGCGCGGCCCATCATCTTCGACACCGCCCTCGCCCCGCCCGCCGCCGCCGGGGCGCTGGCGGCGTTGAGTCTGCTTGCCGACGATCCGTCGCTGCCCGCATCCGTCCTGCACAACGCAGAGGCCATCGCGGACGCGTGGCGGGTTCCCGCTCCCCCGTCGGCGGTGGTGCCCGTGATCCTGGAAGATCCGGTCCGGGCGGTGGCCGCGCGCGACAATCTGCGTGCGCGCGGCGTGCTCGTCGGGGTGTTCCGCCCGCCGAGCGTGCCGCCGGGAGGTTCGCGGCTGCGCATCACGGCGCGGGCGAACCTCACGGCGGAAGAACTTCGGCGCGCCGCCCCGCGCCCGGGCGACGTGCCGCCGGCCTAG
- a CDS encoding MFS transporter: MTQRAQAAGGSTEIDSMWKAPGLVPTLVAVLAAFGGWSLLLPVIPQAILDDGRGTGLAGAYTGVFMAATVLTQTQTPRMLRKYGYQATMFVSGLLLGLPTFFHLFGTDAALVLAIAVVRGMGFGALTVAESALIAELVPLKFLGKASGTLGVAVGVAELTCLPLGLAIAHWTGSYQWVYVLGGIISLVGSAMALLIPKIKAAAKQDRRGKKSWGGAELPARDPGPAAPVPTWKLVAVPALAMATTAMGFGGISAFLAPAAQEIDLVAGAFVAGGALSVMGGSQMVFRYIAGVWADRKGRAGTLLIGALTAGVLGLAFIALVVSAGWSAWWLLGAAAFYGAGFGIVQNEALLLMFARLPRERTAEASAYWNMAFDSGTGLGSFILGLVAGVALQPYPAVFVAAAGLMALGLIAAILDQVIGAHRVAEIHNTRATLRKLGGAVVKPRRRG, translated from the coding sequence ATGACGCAACGGGCGCAGGCCGCCGGGGGCTCCACGGAAATCGACTCGATGTGGAAGGCACCCGGGCTCGTCCCCACTCTGGTGGCGGTGCTGGCGGCGTTCGGCGGTTGGTCGCTGCTGCTGCCGGTGATCCCGCAGGCGATCCTCGACGACGGCCGCGGCACGGGCCTGGCCGGCGCGTACACGGGCGTGTTCATGGCTGCGACGGTGCTCACGCAGACGCAGACGCCGAGGATGCTGCGCAAGTACGGCTATCAGGCGACGATGTTCGTCTCCGGCCTGCTGCTGGGCCTGCCGACGTTCTTCCACTTGTTCGGCACCGACGCCGCCCTGGTCCTGGCCATCGCGGTGGTGCGGGGCATGGGCTTCGGGGCACTGACGGTCGCGGAGTCGGCGTTGATCGCCGAGCTGGTGCCCCTGAAGTTCCTGGGCAAGGCGTCGGGCACCCTCGGCGTGGCCGTGGGCGTCGCAGAGTTGACGTGCCTGCCGCTGGGTCTGGCCATCGCGCATTGGACGGGCAGCTACCAGTGGGTGTACGTCCTGGGCGGCATCATTTCGCTGGTGGGTTCGGCGATGGCGCTGTTGATCCCCAAGATCAAGGCCGCCGCCAAGCAGGATCGCCGCGGGAAGAAGTCGTGGGGAGGCGCCGAGCTGCCCGCCCGCGATCCGGGTCCGGCGGCGCCGGTGCCCACGTGGAAGCTCGTGGCGGTGCCGGCGTTGGCGATGGCCACCACGGCGATGGGCTTCGGCGGCATTTCGGCGTTCCTGGCCCCGGCGGCGCAGGAGATCGACCTCGTCGCCGGCGCGTTCGTCGCCGGCGGGGCGTTGTCGGTGATGGGCGGCTCCCAGATGGTTTTCCGGTACATCGCGGGCGTGTGGGCGGACCGCAAGGGCCGGGCGGGCACGCTGCTCATCGGGGCGCTGACCGCCGGCGTGCTGGGTCTGGCGTTCATCGCGCTGGTGGTGTCCGCCGGCTGGTCCGCGTGGTGGCTGCTGGGTGCGGCCGCGTTCTACGGCGCCGGGTTCGGCATCGTGCAGAACGAGGCACTGCTGCTCATGTTCGCCCGTTTGCCGCGCGAGCGCACCGCCGAGGCCAGCGCCTACTGGAACATGGCGTTCGACTCGGGCACGGGTTTGGGGTCGTTCATCCTGGGCCTCGTCGCGGGCGTGGCGCTGCAGCCGTATCCGGCGGTGTTCGTCGCCGCCGCGGGGCTGATGGCGCTGGGTCTCATCGCGGCGATCCTCGACCAGGTCATCGGCGCGCATCGCGTGGCCGAGATCCACAACACCCGTGCGACGCTGCGCAAGTTGGGCGGTGCCGTCGTCAAGCCGCGCCGCAGGGGCTGA
- the nadC gene encoding carboxylating nicotinate-nucleotide diphosphorylase — MLDERITRGLIRTALQEDLAYGPDVTSLATVGPTQRSRAKVVSRVDGIIAAGAAIRWTLEEVIADDFEVDILVDDGSRVAPGTVVAEIEAPTRGLLTAERTLLNIVTHASGIATATRRWVDAVYGTGARIRDSRKTIPGLRNLQKYAVTCGGGVNHRNGLGDEALIKDNHVAAAGGVVPALERVRRAYPELKCEIEVDDLTQLDQVLEMKPELVMLDNFEVWQTQIAVQRRAQVSPATQLESSGGLTLEVAREYASCGVDFLAVGALTHSSGVLDLGLDF; from the coding sequence ATGCTGGACGAAAGAATCACCCGCGGCCTCATCCGCACGGCACTGCAGGAGGACCTGGCCTACGGCCCCGACGTGACGTCGCTGGCCACCGTCGGGCCGACTCAGCGGTCGCGGGCGAAGGTCGTCTCGCGCGTCGACGGCATCATCGCGGCGGGGGCCGCCATCCGCTGGACGCTCGAGGAGGTCATCGCCGACGACTTCGAGGTGGACATCCTCGTCGACGACGGCAGCCGCGTCGCCCCGGGCACCGTCGTCGCAGAGATCGAGGCCCCCACCCGCGGGCTGCTCACCGCCGAACGGACGCTGCTCAACATCGTCACCCACGCCTCCGGCATCGCCACGGCCACCCGCCGCTGGGTCGACGCCGTCTATGGAACCGGCGCCCGCATCCGGGACTCCCGCAAAACCATCCCCGGCCTGCGCAACCTGCAGAAGTACGCCGTGACCTGCGGCGGCGGCGTCAACCACCGCAACGGCCTGGGCGACGAGGCCCTGATCAAGGACAACCACGTCGCCGCCGCCGGGGGAGTCGTGCCCGCCCTGGAACGCGTGCGCCGCGCCTACCCGGAGCTCAAGTGCGAAATCGAGGTCGACGACCTCACCCAGCTCGACCAGGTGCTGGAAATGAAGCCCGAACTGGTCATGCTGGACAACTTCGAGGTGTGGCAGACCCAGATCGCCGTCCAGCGTCGCGCCCAGGTCTCGCCGGCCACGCAGCTGGAGTCCTCCGGCGGGCTCACGCTCGAGGTCGCCCGCGAGTACGCCTCCTGCGGAGTCGACTTCCTCGCCGTCGGCGCGCTGACCCACTCGTCCGGTGTGCTGGACCTGGGCCTGGACTTCTAG
- the hisB gene encoding imidazoleglycerol-phosphate dehydratase HisB, with translation MTDPTHRDKPRIGTVERATRESSIVCTVDLDGTGQADIDTGLPFFDHMLTALTAHGSFDIKLHANGDTDVDAHHTVEDTGIVLGQAFAQALGDKSGIRRFADAYIPMDETLAHAVVDVSGRPYFVITGEPDQMLTAVIGGHYATVINEHFFESFALNARIALHVRCLYGRDPHHITEAEYKAVARALRAACEPDPRVKGIPSTKGTL, from the coding sequence ATGACCGATCCCACCCACCGCGACAAGCCCCGCATCGGCACCGTCGAGCGCGCGACCCGCGAGTCCTCCATCGTGTGCACCGTCGACCTCGACGGCACCGGCCAGGCCGACATCGATACCGGCCTGCCGTTTTTCGACCACATGCTCACCGCGCTGACGGCGCACGGCAGCTTCGACATCAAGCTCCACGCCAACGGCGACACCGACGTCGACGCCCACCACACCGTCGAGGACACCGGCATCGTCCTGGGGCAGGCGTTCGCGCAGGCCCTCGGCGACAAGTCCGGCATCCGCCGCTTCGCCGACGCCTACATCCCCATGGATGAAACGCTGGCCCACGCCGTCGTCGACGTGTCGGGCCGCCCGTACTTCGTCATCACCGGCGAGCCGGACCAGATGCTCACCGCCGTCATCGGCGGCCACTACGCCACGGTGATCAACGAGCACTTCTTCGAGTCCTTCGCCCTCAACGCGCGGATTGCCCTTCACGTCCGCTGCCTGTACGGTCGCGATCCTCACCACATCACCGAAGCCGAGTACAAGGCGGTGGCCCGCGCCCTGCGCGCGGCGTGCGAGCCCGATCCCCGAGTCAAGGGCATCCCGTCGACGAAGGGAACGCTGTGA
- the hisD gene encoding histidinol dehydrogenase — MLSTIDLRGRVPSTAELRRALPRGSADVDSMLPTVRPVVEDVAANGAEAAMRYSEKFDGIRPESLVVPAEVIADALAGLDADVRAALEESIARIRTFHEAQKPSDVSVDVVPGGVVKEKWIPVRRVGLYVPGGNAVYPSSVLMNVIPALAAGVESLVVASPPQADFGGWPHPTILAACALLGVTEVWAVGGGQAVALLSYGDESAGLEPVDMVTGPGNIFVTAAKRLCRSVVGIDSEAGPTEIAILADSTADPVAVAYDLISQAEHDVMAASVLITDSVELAEAVDREVEARYGITLNADRVKEALEGPQSGIVLVDDMEVGLKVADAYAAEHLEIHTVDAAAMADRVTNAGAIFVGNFSPVPLGDYSAGSNHVLPTSGTARHSSGLSTHTFLKAVHVVEYDEAALKGVADTVVALADAERLPAHGEAIRARFEDPAAAAENR; from the coding sequence ATGCTGTCCACCATTGACCTGCGCGGTCGCGTCCCCTCCACCGCCGAACTGCGCCGGGCGCTGCCCCGCGGTTCCGCCGACGTCGATTCGATGCTGCCGACCGTCCGCCCCGTCGTGGAGGACGTCGCGGCCAACGGCGCGGAAGCGGCGATGCGGTACTCGGAGAAGTTCGACGGCATCCGGCCGGAGTCCCTCGTCGTCCCCGCCGAGGTCATCGCCGACGCCCTCGCGGGACTGGACGCCGACGTCCGCGCCGCCCTGGAGGAATCCATCGCGCGCATCCGCACGTTCCACGAGGCCCAGAAGCCGTCCGACGTCTCCGTCGACGTCGTGCCCGGCGGCGTGGTCAAGGAGAAGTGGATCCCCGTCCGCCGCGTCGGCCTGTACGTGCCCGGCGGCAACGCCGTCTACCCGTCGAGCGTGCTCATGAACGTCATCCCGGCGCTGGCCGCCGGCGTCGAGTCGCTGGTGGTCGCCTCGCCGCCGCAGGCCGACTTCGGCGGATGGCCGCACCCGACCATCCTCGCCGCCTGCGCCCTGCTCGGCGTCACCGAGGTGTGGGCCGTCGGCGGCGGCCAGGCCGTGGCGCTGCTGTCCTACGGCGACGAGTCCGCCGGCCTCGAGCCCGTCGACATGGTCACCGGCCCCGGCAACATCTTCGTCACCGCCGCCAAGCGCCTGTGCCGTTCCGTCGTGGGCATCGACTCCGAGGCCGGCCCGACGGAGATCGCGATCCTGGCCGACTCCACCGCCGACCCCGTGGCCGTGGCCTACGACCTCATCTCCCAGGCCGAGCACGACGTCATGGCGGCGTCGGTGCTCATCACCGACTCCGTCGAACTCGCCGAGGCCGTCGACCGCGAGGTGGAGGCCCGCTACGGAATCACCCTCAACGCAGACCGCGTCAAGGAGGCGCTGGAGGGCCCGCAGTCCGGCATCGTCCTCGTCGACGACATGGAGGTCGGCCTCAAGGTCGCCGACGCCTACGCCGCCGAGCACCTGGAAATCCACACCGTCGACGCCGCCGCGATGGCCGATCGCGTCACCAACGCCGGCGCGATCTTCGTGGGCAACTTCTCCCCGGTGCCGCTGGGCGACTACTCCGCCGGCTCCAACCACGTGCTGCCGACGTCGGGCACCGCCCGCCATTCCTCGGGCCTGTCCACCCACACGTTCCTCAAGGCCGTCCACGTCGTCGAGTACGACGAGGCCGCGCTCAAGGGCGTCGCCGATACGGTGGTGGCGCTGGCCGACGCCGAACGCTTGCCCGCCCACGGCGAGGCGATCCGCGCCCGCTTCGAAGACCCGGCGGCCGCCGCGGAGAACCGATGA
- a CDS encoding histidinol-phosphate transaminase: MSVAKHDEDETTTGGESLKDTGITLADLPLRDELRGEEAYGAPQLDVDVRLNTNENPYPPSDALIDELVGEIGKVASDLNRYPERDAVVLRRALADYVTARTGVDVGEANLWAANGSNEILQQLLQAFGGPGRTAMGFTPSYSMHPILAAGTQTEFLAVPRDPATFDIDMEQSLAAIRTHRPDVIFVTSPNNPTGNLTPMADLRAILDAAPGIVIVDEAYAEFTDEPSAVGLIAEYPAKLVVSRTMSKAFDFAGGRLGYFVADPAFVDAVLLVRLPYHLSTLTQAAATVALRHATETLGTVDKLAAERDRVVDRLEELGYDVIESHANFVFFGLFDDAATAWNDFLERGVLIRDVGVPGRLRATIGLPPENDALLDAAEAVIAATDNQEK, from the coding sequence ATGAGCGTCGCAAAGCACGACGAAGACGAAACGACCACCGGAGGAGAATCGTTGAAGGACACCGGAATCACCCTGGCCGACCTGCCGCTTCGCGACGAACTGCGCGGCGAAGAGGCCTACGGGGCGCCGCAACTCGACGTCGACGTCCGGCTCAACACCAACGAAAACCCCTACCCGCCGTCGGATGCGCTGATCGACGAACTCGTCGGGGAGATCGGCAAGGTCGCCTCGGACCTCAACCGCTACCCGGAACGCGACGCCGTCGTCCTGCGTCGGGCCCTGGCCGACTACGTCACCGCCCGCACCGGCGTCGACGTCGGCGAAGCCAACCTGTGGGCCGCCAACGGTTCCAACGAGATCCTGCAGCAGCTGCTCCAGGCGTTCGGCGGACCCGGCCGCACGGCGATGGGCTTCACCCCGAGCTACTCCATGCACCCCATCCTGGCGGCGGGCACCCAAACGGAGTTCCTCGCCGTCCCGCGCGACCCCGCGACGTTCGACATCGACATGGAGCAGTCGCTGGCCGCGATCCGAACGCACCGGCCCGACGTCATCTTCGTCACCTCGCCGAACAACCCCACCGGCAACCTCACGCCGATGGCGGACCTGCGGGCCATCCTCGACGCCGCGCCGGGCATCGTCATCGTCGACGAGGCGTACGCCGAGTTCACCGACGAGCCTTCGGCCGTCGGCCTCATCGCCGAGTACCCGGCCAAGCTGGTGGTCAGCCGCACCATGAGCAAGGCTTTCGATTTCGCCGGCGGCCGCCTCGGCTACTTCGTCGCCGACCCCGCCTTCGTCGACGCGGTTCTGCTGGTGCGCCTGCCGTACCACCTGTCCACGCTGACGCAGGCCGCGGCGACCGTCGCCCTGCGCCACGCCACCGAGACCCTCGGCACCGTCGACAAGCTCGCCGCGGAACGCGACCGGGTCGTCGACCGGCTGGAGGAGCTGGGCTACGACGTCATCGAATCACACGCAAACTTCGTGTTTTTCGGGCTTTTCGACGACGCGGCCACCGCATGGAACGACTTCCTCGAGCGTGGCGTGCTCATCCGCGACGTCGGGGTGCCCGGTCGTCTGCGCGCCACCATCGGCCTGCCGCCGGAAAACGACGCCCTGCTCGACGCCGCCGAAGCCGTCATCGCCGCCACCGACAACCAGGAGAAGTGA
- the nadB gene encoding L-aspartate oxidase — MAAGSGSGRDPVAGFDWSDRCDLLVIGGGVAGLSAVRRARELGLDVLLVDKGHWSAGARRHLRFAGAATNLAQGGLAVVGLDDAPEGPEGPGGDGGPEGPDSVEAHVADTLDAGAGHCDGDAVRAIIGAGADAVEWLISLGALFDPKTNPGDAGRYSRTREGGHGHRRIIHAGGDATGAEIQRCLEAAVTGVRVLQNAVAEEIIVDDDGAHGALIRDPRGLGAVLASATLIATGGVGHLYRATTAPDGALGQGQCLALDAGAELADMEFIQFHPTVLFDRERRGRRPLISEAVRGEGARLVDSRGRSVTEGVDPRGDLAPRDIVSRAIATRLRELGEDCVYLDARHIPGVRERFPTVTAGVATAGLDPAKDLLPVAPAVHYSCGGIATDVNGRTRVPGLYAAGECARTGLHGANRLASNSLLEGLVVGRAVAEDAAAAIGAGTLGEQHPADIRRRRIRPRPWPRDLDRLQRAMTDGAGVTRTAESLARAAHALSALPDSAEVAVARTIVAAAAARPTTLGCHTRLDE; from the coding sequence GTGGCCGCGGGCTCCGGTTCGGGACGTGACCCGGTGGCCGGTTTCGACTGGTCGGACCGGTGCGATCTGCTGGTGATCGGCGGCGGCGTCGCGGGATTGTCCGCGGTGCGCCGGGCCCGGGAACTGGGGTTGGACGTCCTGCTCGTGGACAAGGGCCACTGGTCCGCCGGTGCGCGTCGGCATCTGCGTTTTGCGGGGGCGGCGACGAATCTCGCCCAGGGCGGACTGGCCGTCGTGGGGCTCGACGACGCCCCCGAGGGTCCGGAGGGACCGGGCGGCGACGGTGGCCCGGAGGGTCCCGATTCCGTCGAGGCCCACGTCGCCGACACGCTCGACGCCGGTGCGGGGCATTGCGACGGCGACGCCGTGCGCGCCATCATCGGTGCGGGCGCCGACGCCGTCGAATGGCTCATTTCGTTGGGCGCACTGTTCGATCCGAAGACCAATCCGGGCGACGCCGGCCGGTATTCGCGCACCCGCGAGGGCGGTCACGGCCACCGCCGCATCATCCACGCCGGCGGCGATGCCACGGGCGCCGAGATCCAGCGGTGCCTGGAAGCGGCGGTGACGGGGGTGCGCGTTCTGCAGAATGCGGTGGCCGAGGAGATCATCGTCGACGACGACGGCGCCCACGGCGCGCTGATCCGCGACCCCCGCGGCCTCGGGGCGGTGCTGGCGTCGGCGACGCTCATCGCCACCGGCGGCGTCGGCCACCTCTACCGCGCCACGACCGCGCCCGACGGTGCGCTGGGCCAGGGCCAGTGCCTGGCGCTCGATGCGGGGGCGGAGCTGGCGGACATGGAGTTCATCCAGTTCCACCCGACCGTGCTGTTCGATCGGGAGCGCCGCGGCCGCCGCCCCCTCATTTCGGAGGCGGTGCGCGGCGAGGGCGCCCGCCTGGTCGACTCCCGCGGCCGCTCCGTCACCGAGGGCGTGGACCCGCGCGGTGACCTGGCGCCGCGCGACATCGTCTCCCGGGCCATCGCCACGCGCCTGCGGGAGCTCGGCGAGGACTGCGTCTACCTCGACGCCCGGCACATTCCCGGCGTCCGCGAGCGCTTTCCGACGGTCACCGCGGGCGTGGCCACCGCGGGATTGGATCCGGCGAAGGATCTGCTGCCCGTCGCACCCGCCGTGCACTATTCCTGCGGCGGAATCGCCACCGACGTCAACGGACGCACCCGGGTGCCGGGGCTCTACGCTGCGGGAGAGTGCGCCCGCACCGGCCTGCATGGCGCGAACCGGCTGGCGTCGAATTCGCTGTTGGAGGGTCTCGTCGTGGGCCGCGCCGTCGCCGAGGACGCCGCCGCGGCGATCGGGGCCGGGACGCTGGGGGAGCAGCACCCCGCGGACATCCGACGCCGTCGCATCCGCCCGCGCCCGTGGCCCCGCGATCTCGACCGCCTGCAACGGGCCATGACCGACGGCGCGGGAGTCACCCGAACCGCCGAATCCCTGGCGCGGGCCGCACACGCCCTGTCGGCCCTGCCCGACTCGGCGGAAGTCGCCGTGGCGCGCACCATCGTCGCCGCGGCGGCCGCACGACCGACCACCCTGGGCTGCCACACGCGGCTCGACGAGTAA
- a CDS encoding MFS transporter yields the protein MSRGFAGTSLMFSSNGAIFASLLPWYPTLVEEWGLTDLQFGFIVAAMPVGSLVSSALPARVVSWRGPLFASVGGTLIMAVLMTLIGQISGGLALAVLLFGFGIVDATADVGQNVAGTRVQDRAGKSIISRLHAFWSLGAASGGAIATWSAMSGNDVGVHLAVSSAVCLAMASLGAWLVGDRAAPLPRELLDDAHPDADAATTDSAPKPSALRSALLAVLPLAAVATAGTAVEDLGQNWGGLAAHELTGLAAASAGIAYAAFLSSQTLGRFLGDAFIDRCGRARVAGAGGVLIAVGGVLVLVGGAASSPVVLLGGFALAGFGCATLVPSAFAAAAALPGVSDGAGVTLVGWMMRMGFLVTSPAIGVAATGIGLQWALGLLLVLGVVAAACSPALNVRTRA from the coding sequence ATGAGCCGGGGCTTCGCCGGCACGTCGCTGATGTTCTCGTCGAATGGCGCGATCTTCGCCTCGCTGCTTCCGTGGTACCCGACGCTGGTCGAGGAATGGGGCCTGACGGACCTGCAGTTCGGGTTCATCGTCGCCGCCATGCCGGTGGGCTCGCTGGTGTCGTCGGCGCTTCCCGCGCGGGTCGTGTCGTGGCGCGGCCCGCTGTTCGCTTCGGTCGGCGGCACGCTGATCATGGCGGTGCTGATGACCCTGATCGGGCAGATCTCCGGCGGCCTCGCCCTGGCGGTGTTGCTGTTCGGGTTCGGCATCGTCGACGCCACCGCCGACGTGGGCCAGAACGTCGCCGGCACGCGCGTCCAGGATCGGGCGGGCAAGTCGATCATCTCCCGGCTGCACGCGTTCTGGAGCCTCGGCGCCGCGTCGGGAGGCGCCATCGCCACCTGGTCGGCGATGTCCGGCAACGACGTCGGGGTGCATCTGGCGGTGTCGTCGGCGGTGTGCCTGGCCATGGCGTCCCTCGGCGCGTGGCTGGTGGGGGACCGCGCCGCGCCGCTGCCGCGGGAGTTGCTTGACGACGCCCACCCGGATGCCGACGCCGCCACAACCGATTCCGCGCCGAAGCCGTCGGCGCTGCGATCGGCGTTGCTGGCGGTGCTGCCGTTGGCCGCGGTGGCGACGGCGGGCACGGCGGTGGAGGACCTCGGCCAGAACTGGGGAGGCTTGGCGGCCCACGAGCTGACCGGACTCGCCGCCGCATCGGCCGGCATCGCCTACGCGGCGTTCCTGTCGTCGCAGACGCTGGGCCGGTTCCTCGGCGACGCGTTCATCGACCGTTGCGGTCGGGCACGGGTCGCCGGTGCCGGTGGCGTGCTCATCGCGGTCGGCGGCGTGCTCGTCCTCGTCGGCGGTGCGGCGTCGTCCCCGGTGGTTCTCCTCGGCGGGTTCGCGTTGGCCGGATTCGGCTGCGCCACGCTGGTGCCCTCCGCGTTCGCGGCGGCGGCCGCGCTGCCCGGGGTGTCCGACGGCGCCGGCGTCACTCTCGTCGGGTGGATGATGCGCATGGGATTCCTGGTCACCAGCCCCGCCATCGGCGTCGCGGCGACCGGAATCGGGCTGCAGTGGGCGTTGGGCCTGCTGCTGGTGCTCGGCGTCGTGGCGGCCGCATGTTCGCCGGCGCTGAATGTGCGGACCAGGGCGTGA